Proteins encoded by one window of Chondromyces crocatus:
- the greB gene encoding transcription elongation factor GreB — protein sequence MSNPNYITPAGARRLSEELGRLRSKDRPRTVQEVADAAAQGDRSENAEYIYGKRKLREIDRRMRYLTKRLESAMLVDPGQQRGNKVFFGATIDIEEESGARHTYQIVGEDETDSKSGKISWRSPVGRALLGKTAGDVVVVNRPVGDVELEILAVRYIPQVLPPRQPEPEVPVTADLDLSDDDDDDDDSEDDAS from the coding sequence ATGTCCAACCCGAATTACATCACCCCCGCCGGCGCCCGACGCCTCTCCGAGGAGCTCGGCCGCCTCCGATCCAAAGACCGCCCGCGCACCGTGCAGGAGGTCGCCGACGCTGCGGCCCAGGGCGATCGCTCCGAGAACGCCGAGTACATCTACGGCAAGCGGAAGCTGCGTGAGATCGACCGCCGCATGCGCTACCTGACCAAGCGCCTCGAGTCGGCGATGCTCGTCGACCCGGGGCAGCAGCGCGGGAACAAGGTCTTCTTCGGCGCCACCATCGACATCGAGGAAGAGAGCGGCGCCCGCCACACCTACCAGATCGTCGGAGAGGACGAGACCGACAGCAAATCCGGCAAGATCAGCTGGCGCTCTCCCGTGGGCCGCGCCCTGCTCGGCAAGACAGCAGGCGACGTGGTCGTGGTCAACCGACCCGTGGGCGACGTGGAACTCGAGATCCTCGCCGTTCGCTACATTCCGCAGGTGCTTCCACCGAGGCAGCCCGAACCCGAGGTGCCCGTGACCGCCGATCTCGACCTCTCCGACGACGACGACGACGACGACGACAGCGAGGACGACGCATCATGA
- the gloA gene encoding lactoylglutathione lyase, with protein MRILHTMLRVGDLERSIAFYRDILGMQLISRKDYPDGKFTLCFLGYGKNPEQAEIELTHNWGVDKYELGNAYGHIALGVDDIHGACDRIRQAGGRITREPGPMKHGTTVIAFVEDPDGYKVELIEEKSRSERQ; from the coding sequence ATGAGAATCCTTCACACCATGCTCCGCGTGGGCGATCTCGAACGCTCGATCGCCTTCTACCGAGACATCCTCGGGATGCAACTCATCTCCCGCAAGGACTACCCCGACGGCAAGTTCACCCTCTGCTTCCTCGGCTACGGCAAGAACCCCGAGCAAGCGGAGATCGAGCTCACCCACAACTGGGGCGTCGACAAGTACGAGCTGGGCAACGCCTACGGTCACATCGCCCTCGGTGTCGACGACATCCACGGCGCCTGCGATCGCATCCGTCAGGCTGGCGGCAGGATCACCCGTGAGCCAGGCCCCATGAAGCACGGCACCACCGTGATCGCCTTCGTCGAGGACCCGGACGGTTACAAGGTCGAGCTCATCGAAGAGAAGAGCCGTTCCGAGCGCCAGTAA
- the udk gene encoding uridine kinase, giving the protein MSALVVGIAGGTGSGKTTVARTIAEALPGSGVAMVEFDAYYRDREDLSPEARAQVNYDHPDALEIELFLEHVDALRNGKPVDMPIYDFKSHRRHTQTRRAEPAPVVVVEGILVLVDPRVRERLDMKIFVDTDPDIRVFRRIRRDMEQRGRSFESIREQYYRTVRPMHLQFVEPSKRWADLIIPEGGNNRVALDLIVAKLRAVLEAAGTEDQRTTAVPS; this is encoded by the coding sequence ATGAGCGCGCTGGTCGTCGGGATCGCCGGGGGGACAGGCTCGGGCAAGACCACGGTGGCCAGGACCATCGCGGAGGCGCTGCCCGGATCGGGCGTGGCGATGGTGGAGTTCGACGCCTACTACCGGGACCGTGAAGACCTGAGCCCCGAGGCCAGGGCTCAGGTGAATTACGATCACCCGGACGCGCTGGAGATCGAGCTGTTCCTGGAGCACGTGGATGCGCTCCGGAACGGCAAGCCGGTCGACATGCCCATCTACGACTTCAAGAGCCACCGGCGACACACCCAGACACGGCGGGCAGAGCCGGCGCCGGTGGTCGTCGTCGAGGGGATCCTGGTGCTCGTCGACCCGCGGGTGCGAGAGCGGCTCGACATGAAGATCTTCGTCGACACCGATCCCGACATCCGGGTCTTCCGGCGGATCCGGAGGGACATGGAGCAGCGGGGCCGCAGCTTCGAGTCGATCCGCGAGCAGTACTACCGGACCGTGCGCCCGATGCACCTGCAGTTCGTGGAACCGTCGAAACGCTGGGCAGATCTGATCATCCCGGAAGGCGGGAACAACCGTGTGGCCCTGGACCTGATCGTGGCCAAGCTGCGCGCCGTCCTGGAAGCCGCCGGCACCGAGGATCAGCGGACCACGGCCGTCCCGAGCTGA
- a CDS encoding acyl-CoA dehydrogenase encodes MSNAPNLQQNRYKADLREVRFLLFEQFKLDQILGQGPFEAWGPDEVQMVVDEAYKFSCEVLGPLNAIGDRVGCRLEDGKVITPPGFKEAWKKLYEAGWMAVSADTEYGGQGGPFTLHIAIQEFMSGANSAFIMYPGLAFGAAEVIQLFGTDAQKERYLHSMYGGTSGGTMCLTEPHAGSDVGSSTSTAKKLPDGKYAIRGTKIFISGGDHDCADNVIHLVLARVEGAPAGTKGLSLFIVPKIRINEDGSLGEANDVNVGAIEHKMGINGSATCLLNFGENDGCIGELVGTVENQGMPQMFRMMNGARISVGLQGVAVAASAYLNALEYARDRKQGPSITNWKDATAPRVAIIEHPDVRRMLIDMKSRVEGIRALIIKLTRHFDLATVLKGKDDEQALYHQGQVDLLVPLVKAYGSDQGFRVCETAIQTFGGAGYIKDYPVEQHCRDAKVFSIYEGTNHIQAMDLVGRKLGQRGGANLQTFLGEVGAFVKANEKDPILGKAVKELGEAQEAVAGSAMRLLGWFQMGKMPMVPLAANRFLEMMSETAVAWLLLDGARIAIDAQAKLPADDSAAPERAFYEGKKQAALYYALNVLPHVRLNAEILGREDASALDIPLDAFATV; translated from the coding sequence ATGTCCAACGCCCCGAACCTGCAACAGAACCGTTACAAGGCCGATCTGCGCGAGGTGCGCTTCCTGCTCTTCGAGCAGTTCAAGCTCGACCAGATCCTGGGTCAGGGGCCCTTCGAGGCCTGGGGCCCGGACGAAGTGCAGATGGTCGTCGACGAGGCCTACAAGTTCTCCTGCGAGGTCCTCGGGCCGCTGAACGCGATCGGTGATCGGGTGGGGTGTCGCCTCGAAGACGGGAAGGTGATCACACCGCCCGGCTTCAAGGAGGCCTGGAAGAAGCTGTACGAAGCGGGGTGGATGGCGGTCTCGGCCGACACCGAGTACGGCGGCCAGGGGGGCCCTTTCACGCTGCACATCGCGATCCAGGAGTTCATGTCGGGCGCCAACTCGGCGTTCATCATGTACCCCGGTCTGGCCTTCGGCGCGGCCGAGGTGATCCAGCTCTTCGGCACCGACGCGCAGAAGGAGCGCTACCTGCACAGCATGTACGGCGGCACCTCGGGCGGGACGATGTGCCTGACCGAGCCGCACGCGGGCTCCGACGTGGGATCGTCGACGTCGACGGCGAAGAAGCTGCCCGACGGGAAGTACGCGATCCGCGGGACGAAGATCTTCATCTCCGGCGGTGACCACGACTGCGCCGACAACGTCATCCACCTGGTGCTCGCCCGCGTCGAGGGCGCGCCCGCCGGCACGAAGGGGCTCAGCCTGTTCATCGTGCCGAAGATCCGCATCAACGAGGACGGGTCCCTCGGCGAGGCAAACGACGTGAACGTCGGCGCCATCGAGCACAAGATGGGCATCAACGGGTCCGCGACCTGCTTGCTCAACTTCGGCGAGAACGACGGGTGTATCGGCGAGCTGGTGGGCACCGTCGAGAACCAGGGCATGCCCCAGATGTTCCGGATGATGAACGGGGCGCGCATCTCGGTCGGCCTGCAAGGCGTGGCCGTGGCGGCGTCCGCTTACCTGAACGCGCTGGAGTACGCGCGGGACCGGAAGCAGGGCCCGTCGATCACGAACTGGAAAGACGCAACCGCGCCGAGGGTGGCGATCATCGAGCACCCGGACGTGCGCCGGATGCTGATCGACATGAAGAGCCGCGTGGAAGGCATCCGGGCGCTGATCATCAAGCTGACCCGTCACTTCGATCTCGCCACCGTGCTCAAGGGCAAGGACGACGAGCAGGCGCTGTACCACCAGGGTCAGGTCGATCTGCTGGTGCCGCTGGTGAAGGCCTACGGCTCGGATCAGGGCTTCCGGGTCTGCGAGACGGCGATCCAGACCTTCGGCGGCGCCGGGTACATCAAGGACTACCCGGTCGAGCAGCACTGCCGCGACGCGAAGGTGTTCTCGATCTACGAGGGCACGAACCACATCCAGGCGATGGATCTGGTGGGCCGCAAGCTGGGGCAGCGCGGCGGGGCGAACCTGCAGACCTTCCTCGGCGAGGTGGGGGCGTTCGTGAAGGCGAACGAGAAGGACCCGATCCTCGGCAAGGCCGTGAAGGAGCTGGGCGAGGCGCAGGAGGCGGTGGCCGGGTCGGCGATGCGCCTGCTGGGCTGGTTCCAGATGGGCAAGATGCCGATGGTGCCGCTGGCGGCGAACCGGTTCCTGGAGATGATGAGCGAGACGGCGGTGGCGTGGCTGCTGCTCGATGGCGCGCGCATCGCGATCGACGCGCAGGCGAAGCTCCCGGCCGACGACTCGGCCGCTCCGGAGCGGGCGTTCTACGAGGGGAAGAAGCAGGCGGCGCTGTACTACGCGCTCAACGTGCTGCCCCACGTTCGCCTGAACGCGGAGATCCTGGGCCGCGAGGACGCCTCGGCGCTGGACATCCCGCTGGACGCCTTCGCGACGGTCTGA